The DNA sequence AATCTTTTGAGGGTTGCTGCGGTCAAAACTGCAGATTCTTTCTCATTCTAACTCTATACCAATGAATCACTGTGTAACTGGAAAATTGCAACCTTAATtctaatgaatgaatgacttgtCTGACAACTAAACAAAAAACATCCTTCATGAAAAACAGCTCCAAAGTGAAGCTGACCCACCCACAAAGTTTGATGTTACTGATGTTCTTTTTCCCGCCCTCCTGTATTACAAGGGTTTAAAAAAGTTTCTCTTGCCTCTTTATTCCAGGCCTTAGCGCGTTCGAGCCATAGTTTCAATGAGTGAAAAAGTGAGAGGTACTCAACATCTCTCGTCTGTTCCTGGTCCTCATTGAGCTCTGACCATGGCGTCTAGCGGGGAGAGATCCACGTACTTGCCAAAAACCGCAGCAACGAATCAACCTCAGCCCTTTCCGGTCCTGTTCAAGGGAGGTAATGCCCCAGCTGGAAATAGCAGTGCGACCACAAACCTCAGTCAGTTGTTCACGCAACGGTTTCTGTTCTTGCTCGTGTTCGACACACTACTACAAAGGCAACTCGTGGGCGCCTTGCGTTGCTACACCGATATCGACGCCACCAAAGGCTACAGCGTGGAGTGCGGCCTTAGCACGGGATGTGTCAAGATCTACATCGATTCCGAGGAGATGCTCATGAAGCAGCAGCGTAACTACGGCTACCCGCCTGGCTTCGGGCAGATGCCCACTCTACCACCCCATTTGGAGGGGGACCCGGTCCTTCTCCGAGGGTGTTTTGTTCTTGCCGTCCCCGACAAATGCTACAATGCCAAGAATGGTCTGTCCTACTGCTGGTGCTCAAGCCGTGATCTGTGTAACGGATCGAGTCGCCTCTGGAGTGGTTTGCGCGGTGGTTGGCCCCGTTGGTGGTGCTCGTCGTTGCTTCCCCTCTTGCTCATTCTTGTTCACCGCGTCCTGGGCTGATGATGTATGTTCCAAATGGACCGGGCCTTGATCTTCACCTCACAATCGCGTCCAAACAAGCATTCCTCTAgtgttcatttcaaatctCGAGCCTCAACCGCTTTGGGTGGGCCTCAGGGAACCCCCTCGTCCATTCCTTCAAGATACTGTTTCCCTTTTCCGATTCTATTCGAGTACGCTATTTCATAAAATGTTGCCCAATACCCCCACACCACGCGAATTCCATGTTCCACTTTGCTTTTTTCGGAACTGACTTTCTCTCCCACTTTTTTCTCCTATCGTTCCTCACTTTCACTCGGACAGCAATAGTAAAGGGACATCGACGGACCCGATCCCACCTTTGAAGtccaacatttttgttcaatccCAAAGAAAACTTCCCTCAAAATCCTATTGCTTGATTCACTTTAGGGGCAGTCAGAGAAGAGAGGGAAAATCAATTTCTTAGAATCCTTACAAGTTGAAGAGGGAGTAGTAATCTTCGAGCACTCCTTCAAAATGGAGCCTAGCGACAAACGAACTTGTCTGGAAGCTTCTTTCCGTCAATAAGGCTTCCTCGAAACTGTGATGACTAGGgaacattttatttcaatcgAATTTCTTTCTTCGACAAACTTATTCCACGGATGACATCCGTGGAATAATTTCTTCATCTCATTGATACCTTTGCTCAACCGAGAATCTATCCAACCAGTTCcaggaaaaggcaaaaagacaTCTGGAACGCCCTTTCAATTTACCCTTTCAGTCAATAATAACCTATTCGACTACTAGTCCATTTACCTAACTGTGATAAACCCACCCCTCTCTCCCTTAAGAGCCCCTCACTCCCACATTCTCTCCCACTTCAGCCAATTACGAACCGGGTGAACTCCCGTCTATCTAAATTGGGCACTTTTTTTATCTCCTTCTCGTTGAGTATTTCCAATCGCTTTGGAAGGAGCCTTCAACGACCTCACAAGAGCTGGCTTTCCCCATTTGG is a window from the Tigriopus californicus strain San Diego chromosome 2, Tcal_SD_v2.1, whole genome shotgun sequence genome containing:
- the LOC131893561 gene encoding uncharacterized protein LOC131893561 translates to MASSGERSTYLPKTAATNQPQPFPVLFKGGNAPAGNSSATTNLSQLFTQRFLFLLVFDTLLQRQLVGALRCYTDIDATKGYSVECGLSTGCVKIYIDSEEMLMKQQRNYGYPPGFGQMPTLPPHLEGDPVLLRGCFVLAVPDKCYNAKNGLSYCWCSSRDLCNGSSRLWSGLRGGWPRWWCSSLLPLLLILVHRVLG